The Streptomyces achromogenes genome window below encodes:
- the rpmA gene encoding 50S ribosomal protein L27 produces the protein MAHKKGASSTRNGRDSNAQRLGVKRFGGQVVNAGEILVRQRGTHFHPGAGVGRGGDDTLFALEAGSVQFGTHRGRKVVNIVPVA, from the coding sequence ATGGCACACAAGAAGGGCGCATCGTCCACCCGGAACGGTCGCGACTCCAATGCCCAGCGGCTCGGCGTGAAGCGCTTCGGCGGTCAGGTCGTCAACGCGGGTGAGATCCTGGTCCGCCAGCGCGGCACGCACTTCCACCCCGGCGCGGGCGTCGGCCGTGGCGGCGACGACACGCTGTTCGCCCTGGAGGCCGGTTCGGTGCAGTTCGGCACCCACCGTGGCCGCAAGGTCGTGAACATCGTTCCGGTCGCCTGA